The window GTCTCTACCGGTCAGGGTGTTGAGGTCTTTATAGACAGACAGCCTTTAGTGCCAATGAAGCTGGACAAGAGGCAGATCCTGTATCAGGATCAGGATCTGATTGTGATCGACAAGCCTGCCGGTATGGCAACCCAGCCGGCTCCATCAAGATACCAGGGCACTGTGTACGCCGAGCTGCAAAACCTTCTGCAGGAGCAGAAGAGCAGAGGACAGAAGCCGAGTATAGGAATGGTTCAACGCCTTGATCTTGACACCTCCGGGGTCATGGTGTTCTCGATTCACAAGCGTGCACACAAGAAGATGACCGAGGCTTTTCGTGGTCGTGATGTTGATAAAGTCTACTGGGCGCTGGTCACAGGAAAACCTGAGACAAATGAGGGACACTTCTCCTCCCAGTTGGCGAAAAGGCGATCGACAAACCTTATGGTTTCTGTCGAACGAGGAGGCAAGCAGGCAGATACTCTTTATCGCACGCTGCAAAGTATGGAACAGGCCAGTCTGGTTGAAGTCCTGCTGATAACAGGCCGGTCACATCAGATCCGGGCACATTTCTCTGAAGCCGGACTGCCTCTGTTGGGCGATACCGCTTATGGTGGACCGCAGAGGATAACGGGTGTTGATGTTCCTCGTCAGATGCTGCATTCCCGGGCGCTCTCTTTTATTCATCCTGTCACCGGCGAAAAAATGACCTTCACTGCACCATTGCCGAATGATTTCTCCTATATCCTCAAGCAACTGGATGTCTCCTTGAACGGTCTCAAAGGATAAGGTATTGTAACGCCGCTATGATGTCATTCCCACAAATTGATCCGATTATCTTTCAGATCGGCCCCCTTGCCATTCGCTGGTACGGCATGATGTACCTGCTTGGTTTTGGTGCTGCCTACCTGCTGATTACGCATCTGTCACGTATGCGCAATCTCGCCCTGAGCAAAGAGGGCGTCTCGGATTTACTTTTTTATGGTGTTATTGGCGTAGTCCTTGGTGGCCGTCTGGGTTATGTGCTTTTCTATAACCCTGGCCAATATCTTTCGAAGCCGTTGGAAGTTTTTGCCGTCTGGCAAGGTGGGATGAGCTTTCACGGTGGTTTGCTTGGTGTTGTGCTTGCCGCGGTCTTCTTCTGCTGGCGACGCCAACTTCCGATGCTTCTGGCAGGTGACATTCTTGTCACTTCGTCTACGATCGGTCTTGGCTTGGGGCGGGTTGGCAACTTTATCAACGGTGAACTCTGGGGAAGGGTCACTGATCTCCCATGGGGGATGGTGTTCCCCGGCGGCGGTCAATTGCCCAGGCACCCGAGTCAGCTCTATGAGGCCTTTTTGGAAGGCCTCGTGTTGTTTCTGATTCTTTATCTGCTCCATCGTCGCAAGGTTAAAGAAGGCGTGCCCTTTTTCTGCTTTTTTATCGGTTATGGACTTTTCCGTTTCCTGGTTGAGTTTGTTCGTCAACCGGACGCTCATCTTGGTTTCCTCTGGGGTGGGGCAACCATGGGGCAGCTGCTTTCTCTGCCGATGATTCTTTTCGGTCTGTGCGGCCTCATCTATATTTATCGTTTCAAGGCCACGCGATGAATCGCATTCGCGCTATTATCTATGATTGCGACGGTGTCCTGTTTGAGAGTCGCAGAGCCAATCTGGCCTATTATAATGCGATTCTAACCCATTTTGATGAGCCCCACGTTGAGGAATCTGACCAAGCCCGGGCGCATCTCTGTCACACTGCGGCCAGCCCTCATGTTTTTAGCCAGCTTTTGGGTGTCGAGCGGACGCCGCTGGCTCTTTCTTTAGCTTCAGAGCTGGATTATCGGCAGTTCATTCCTTTGATGTCTCCCGAGCCCGGTATGCAGGAGGCCTTGGCCAAACTCTCTGTCTCCTACCCTCTCGCGGTTGCGACGAACCGTGGTTATAGTATGCCGAGCATTCTTGAGCATTTTGGATTGAGCGGCTATTTTAATACGGTCGTCACCAGTCGTGACGTAGAGCGTCCCAAACCCGCGCCTGACATGCTACATGAGGCGGCAAAACGTTTGCAGTGCGCTATGCACGAACTGCTGTTTGTCGGTGACTCCGAGCTTGACCAGGCTGCGGCCCAGGAGGCGGGCATGCCTTTTGCCAACTATCGTGGTGGTTTGAAGGCTGATGTAAAGCTGGGTCATCACAATGATCTGGTTAAGCTGTTGCTCTACGGGGAAGAGGCGAAAGACCAATGCAAAGACGCTAAGAAAAGCCAAGAAAGACAGAAAGGGTGACTATCTTCGCTTTTGAAGAGGTCTTCTTTGCGGGCTTTTTCTACCCCTTTGCGCCTTTGTGTTAACCCCTTACAACCTTTGTTTGAGTTATAAGTCCGAAAGAAAAAGGGCGCTACCTGGATATCAGGAGCGCCCTCTTTGTTTGCTGTAAGGATACCTTCAGTTTAAATTTTTAACCATCTCCAGAACGTGCCCTTTCTCTGTCGGATTATATGATATTTCGTCCATAATAGTATGGATAAGATAGATACCGCGACCGTGTTCATCGAGGGGGAGGCTCGGTTTGATATACTGATGGACATCAAAGCCGGTGCCGAAATCGAAGACCCGAATAATCAAGCGTTGGGAGACAATACTGATTTCAATGTGGACCTCTTTGGCCGGGTTGTCCTCGTTCGCGTGTTGGATGGCGTTCGCCATGGCCTCGGTCAACACCAGGTTGAGGTCGAAGGCCAGTTTTTCACGATCTCCGCTATAATCACGCAGGGTCCGCGCAATATTCTCGCCGATATGTCCGATCAGGCAAAGATAACGCGTCTGATTAGGAACTTTTATGTCGACAGCAATCCGGTCAGTCATCATGGCTTTGGGCCTGGTTGAAGACAGAGTATGCTTCCTGGAGAAAGACTATTGCTGGAAGCTTGACAGCGCCTCAGCAGAGTCGGCGTAGATTTCAAAGACCCGGTGCAGGCGGGTCAATTCAAACATCGATTTTACCTGAAGCTGCAACCCGGATAGTTTTAGATTGCCGTTACGTGAGCTGGCGTTTTTAAAACCTGAAACCAGGGCACCGAGGCCGGAAGAGTCGACAAATCGTACCGCCTGCAGGTCGACAACCAGGTTATTTTTGCCTTCTTCGAACAGCTTTAACATCTGGTTCTTCAGCTCTCCACTGTTATGAGCGTCGAGACGCTCCTCATCGATCGCCAGTAGAACAGCTGCGCCCTTGTCTTCGATCTGCAAATTCATTTCATACTCCTTGGCCGAAAAATTGGAAAGCTTACAAGTATAAGCAGTCCATGCAGATATATTATCACATCACTCGATCTTTGAAGAAAATTCTCTTTAACACCGGTTCCTTATTCTCGTGGATTATTGCTGGGTAGCTTGCATGACGACCAGCGATACATCGTCCTGGAAGTTGTGATGCCCAGAGAAAATACGCACCTGTTCGACTATGTAATCGATCAACTCCTGTGGCGCCAGTTGATGCTTTTCACTGAGCAGCTCTACCAGGCGCTTTTCACCAAAGAGTTCATGGCTCTCGTTCTCCGCCTCAATCACGCCATCGGTATAGAGCAACAGGATATCCCCGTCTTCCAGCGTCAATGATTCCTGTTCATAAGTGAACTCTTCTTTGACGCCGATAATCAAACCCTCCGGATCTAGTCTCAGACATTGCTGTTTCCTGGCTTGCCACAGCAGGGTTGGAGAATGACCGGCGCTGGCAAATGAAATTTCACGGGTTCCTGCCTGGTATTGCAGGTAAAAGAGTGTGATGAAAAGCTCGGCCCTGGTCAGGTCATCATAGAAAAACTGGTTAAGTTCTCTCAACAGTTCATGTGGTTTTGTGAATTTATCGCTACGCGACCTGATCAGTGTTCGTGTTTCTGCCATGATAAGCGCAGCACCAACATTGTGACCTGAGACGTCTGCGATCACTAGGTCCAAACGCCCATCTTCATGGATCAGGTAATCATAATAGTCGCCGCCGACCTCTTTGGCCGGGATACAGAGTCCACCCAGGCGAACACCGGGAAAATCCGGAACCTTGATCGGCAAGAGGCCCAGTTGAATATCCTTGGCAATGGCGAGCTCTCTTTGTTGTTCGCGTGCAGTGATCAAGCGGTCGGTTTGCTGGGCGTTGCGCCAGGCGACTCCGACCTGACTGGCGAGACTGGTGAAGAGTTCCACAAACTCGCTGGTAAAGATTCCTTTTGCTGTGCGTGAGAATGCAGATAGCACACCTATCGGTTGACCTTCTACGGCAATCGGAGCATGAGCAAATGAGAGAATCTTTTCGCGATGTATTATCTCTGCAGTTTGGGGCTTGCTGATGAAGTCAGAGTCATTGACGACACTGACATTGTTGGTCAGATAGGTCTCGCCGATAAATGTGTCTGTCGTCAGGTCACGTTCTGACTCACCGAAATGTTCTGAGGTCATACCGCGTTGACTGCGGACAGTCAGAGTCTGACGCTCTTCATCGAGGATGCGGATGACGCAGAGATCGAATTTAAACTGATCTGTAAAGATTTTAAGAATTTCGTCGAGGATGGACTGCAGATCATTGCCGCTGGCAACGGTGTGGGCCGCCTCGTAAAGCACTCCCAGTTGCTCGCGACTGGCCGTTCTGCTGATGTTGACCGAGCCGAACAGGTCGAACACATCTTCCATATGACTGCCCCGCGCCGAGAGGTATTTGTCGATGATAATGCGAGCTGGTGCTGCCCCGACAGAGCCGGCCAGGGTCAACTCTGTGAAGCGTTTGAGCCTGGGGAGTTCATCCTCTGACAGACTTCCTTTCTCGTCTATTTCACTATCACCAAGGTAGGCGCTGATTGAAGTATGGGCTTGTTTTTCGCCGATAAATTTAGCCATCAAATCGACGAACTCGATGACAGTCGGAGCCCTGGTAATTCGCGTCCTCTCCATCATGATGGGCAGTGGGTTATAAACGTCGACGAACTTACGAATTTGATCCAACTCGGCTTCACATGGTTTGGTGAGCAGTGAGATCGTAAGGTAGCTGCCGAGGTTGACGAACATCGTCCAGAACAGGGAATGTGTCCATAAATCAAAACCGCTCAAGCCGAACAGTTCGGTCGGTTTGAGGATGGTTAATCCCCATAAACCCTGCTCAACGATTGAAGCACTCATCCAACCGGATTGCACAAAGGTGGGAACCAGTAAGGTGTAGAACCAGACGATGAAGCCAAGGGTGAGGCCGATGGTCGCGCCGCGACGTGTTGCCTGCCGCCAGTAGAGGCCGCCGATGACGGCGGGGGCAAACTGGGTCGCCGCAACAAAAGAGATCAGGCCAATATTAACCAGCGCTGCTGATTCACCGAGTAGCCGGTAATACAGGTAGCCAAGAAAGATGACGGCGATGATGCCGAGGCGCTTCAGGTTGATGAGGAGCCTCGAAAGGTTCTGTGCTTTGGTGTGAACTTTGAGGATGATCGGCATGAGGAGATGGTTAAGAATCATCGTCGACAGAGCCACAGACGAGACCATCACCATACCGGCCGAAGCAGAGAACCCACCGATGAAAACCAGCAGTGCCAGCCAGGGGTGGCCGTGCTGCAAGGGCAGGGTGATAACGAAAAAGTCCGCATTGAGGGTGCTGCCATGGTTCAGTAAAAGACCACCCAGGGCAATCGGGATGACAAACAGGTTGATGAGCAGCATGTATGCAGGAAAGCGCCACATTGCGCTGCGGATATGCTCCTCGCGACAATTCTCAATAACCATGATATGAAACTGACGAGGCAGGAACATAACGGCCATCATCGAAATGATCGTCATGGACATCCAGTGGGCATATGAATTCTCGGTGGTTCCAAGGCGTAACAGATGTTCTCGTTCAGGAAAGCGGGTCAGAAATTCCGTAAAAATATTCCCAAAGCCATCAAACAAGCCGTAGGTGACAAAGAGACCCGCAGCCATAAACGCGACTATTTTAACCACCGATTCCAATGCTATGGCGGCAACCAGCCCCTCATGTCGCTCAGAAGCATCGAGATGTCGAGCACCGAACAGCACCCCGAATAGTCCAAGGATCATGGCGACGACTAGCGCGGAGTCAAAGTGCAGGTCGAACTTGGGCAGAATATGGGTCGTGCCGGTGGTCGCGAAAGGGTAGACAAGCAGGTCAAAGGTACGGGCAACGGCTTTCAGCTGAAGAGCGATGTAAGGCATGATGCCAAGCACAGCAAAGATCGTGACGATTGCACCAAGGGCAGAAGACTTGCCGTAACGGCTGGAGATAAAGTCCGCGATACTTACGATGTTCTGCTCTTTGCTGATCCGGACTATTTTGCGAAGCAGGAACCACCAGGAGAAGGCAATCAGGGTCGGGCCGAGATAGATGGTAAGGAAGTCGATCCCGGTCGTTGCTGCACGCCCAACGCTGCCGTAAAATGTCCAGGATGTGCAATAAACCGCCAGAGAGAGAGAGTATACTGCTGCGTTGTCAATCACGCTTCGGCCACGTTTGCGCTGGCGGTCGGCGTAAAAGGCGACACCAAAAAGCACTCCAAAATAGAGAAGGGATGTCAAGACGACCAGAGAGACAGGGATCATGGAGTCTCCTCGTCAGAGCCTCTTTGCTGGTCGTTGATAGAACTGTCCTGAGCTGAATCCTGGCCAAGGTAAATAGAGAAAAGGTAGATGACAAAAATTGAAATCGGCCAGCCAATGAAAAAATACAGGAGGGTCAAAGGAATCCCGAACACCAGCACATTCTTGTTGAATATGTGCAGGAAAGGGTAGTTGAGCATTACTATGCCAAGGAGGAACCAGATCACCCAGGCATCTGTTAATGGCAGTTTTCTCTCCATTTTCATGATGTCTGCTCACGGTTTGTCGCTGGCCCGTAAAAAGTTGCCTTTGGGTTACAGTCGTTAACGATGATGTCGATAGCGATCATATTTAAAAACTGTTTCTTAAAGATGAAGCCCGCCCCTCTCATGCCTGCTGATTCAGAATAGTTTCGCTTGTACCAATTGTCTTATCTTAACCCTTTTTACAAGTAAATTCCAAGCTGCTATTGTACTAATTTTCTTAAAGATTATCAGAAGATATGAGCATGTAAAGGGTTCTTCGCCAGGCCGCCTATAGATTGACCATGTCCTGTCACTGTGCTACTTTCATTTAAGCTGATTACCTCTAACGGAAATGCATATGTACCCGGCCTGCCTCCATAAATATACTTTCCTGCTCCTGTTTTTGATTTGTGGATGCGTGGCTGCAGATGTTCACGGTGAAAATCAAACATCTAAGGATCAGGCTCCTTACGTCTCCCTCCTCAATGAACCTCAGTCAAATGCCTATTTTTACTATTCTCGGGGCCGGATGCTGTTGGCCGAGGATGACTTTGAAGGTGCCGCCGCTGATTTTCTGAAAGCTGTCGATTTCGACCCTGACGATGAAGATCTGCGTTTTGAGCTCGCTGAGCTTTATCTCGCGATGAATCAACCCGAGGAAACGGTGCGCACGGTGGAGGATATCCTCCTGCGAAACCCTGATTCCGTCAGGGGCAACCTGACACTGGCAAATGCTTACTTCAGTAATCGGCAGCCTGCTGAAGCGATTCCTTACTTCCGTCGTGTCCTTGAGCTTGCTCCTGAAAAAGAACAGGTCCGTCTGCATCTGGCGATAGCACTGGTCCGTACCGGCTCTGTTGATCTCGCCTCTGCCGAGCTCAAAGAGATCCTCAAGCAAGACCCTGATTCCCTGCCTGCTCGCTTGGCTATGGCTCGTCTCTACCGTGAGATAGATTTAAACCAGTTGGCTGTAGAAGAGTATCTTGAGTTAATTCGTCGCAGCCCCGACGTCGACCAGGCCTACCTCGAGTTGGGACTTCTTTACGAAGAGCTTAAAGAGTGGCAGAAGGCGCTGGATGTATTCTCCGAGGTCCAGCAACAAAGACCTCTCGATTTTACCTTGCGTCATCATCTCTCAAGAGTCTACGTGGGAATGAATCGCTATGACGACGCCCTTGAAGAGCTCGCCATCATTGTCGAACTCAAGCCGGATGATTTTGATGCCCGTCGCAAGATTGGTCTTATCTACCTGGAGCAGCAGCGTTGGTCTGATGCGGTCGCCGTATTCAGGGAGATGCTTGAGCTGAAGCCGGACCTTGAAACCGCTCGTTACTACCTGGGGACAGCTTATGAACGAGACTCCAAATGGGAGCTTGCCTTAGAGGCTTTTCTAGGCATTGAGAGTGGTTCTTCCTTTTACGATGATGCAATTTCTCACATCGGCTACATCTATCTTGAAACCAATCGTGTCGAAGAAGCTATCTCAACACTAGAGATGAGAATGGCTTCGGGAAGACCTCGCCCGCAACTCTTTAATTACCTTGCTTCTCTTTACATGGCTCAGGGACAGGGCGACCTCGCGTTGTCGACAGTAGGCAATGGCCTCGAATTGTATCCGGAAAATACCGACCTTCTTTATCAGAAAGCCTTGATTCTGGAACGGGCTGGCCGTCACCAGGAGGCGGCCCAGGAGATGAAGACTCTTCTCAGCTTTGATGACAAGCATGCAGAAGCCCTGAACTTTCTCGCTTATGATCTTGCTGTTAAGAATAAAAATCTTGATGAGGCTCTGCACTATGCTGAGCGGGCTATTGCTCTGAACCCCGCACCGCATATCATGGATACCCTTGGCTGGGTCTATTACCGCATGGGCCGCTTGATAGAGGCGCTCAAGATCATTGAGGAGGCCAGCCGCGAACTTTCAGAGGATGCTGTCATTTTCGAACATCTCGGAGAGATTCATCTGTCTTTAGGTAACCTCGAACAGGCGCGCACTGCATTTGAGAGATCTCTGCAGTTGGCGCCGGATAACGATAAGCTTCGTGAAAAACTTGAAACTCTTGCTGACTCGCTGTGACAGGTTGATCTTGCCACGGCGTGTTTTGCTGCCTGCATTAACTCTTCTTGTCATCTTTCTGGCTTCCTGTGTC of the Deltaproteobacteria bacterium IMCC39524 genome contains:
- a CDS encoding HAD-IA family hydrolase, with translation MNRIRAIIYDCDGVLFESRRANLAYYNAILTHFDEPHVEESDQARAHLCHTAASPHVFSQLLGVERTPLALSLASELDYRQFIPLMSPEPGMQEALAKLSVSYPLAVATNRGYSMPSILEHFGLSGYFNTVVTSRDVERPKPAPDMLHEAAKRLQCAMHELLFVGDSELDQAAAQEAGMPFANYRGGLKADVKLGHHNDLVKLLLYGEEAKDQCKDAKKSQERQKG
- a CDS encoding SpoIIE family protein phosphatase, whose translation is MIPVSLVVLTSLLYFGVLFGVAFYADRQRKRGRSVIDNAAVYSLSLAVYCTSWTFYGSVGRAATTGIDFLTIYLGPTLIAFSWWFLLRKIVRISKEQNIVSIADFISSRYGKSSALGAIVTIFAVLGIMPYIALQLKAVARTFDLLVYPFATTGTTHILPKFDLHFDSALVVAMILGLFGVLFGARHLDASERHEGLVAAIALESVVKIVAFMAAGLFVTYGLFDGFGNIFTEFLTRFPEREHLLRLGTTENSYAHWMSMTIISMMAVMFLPRQFHIMVIENCREEHIRSAMWRFPAYMLLINLFVIPIALGGLLLNHGSTLNADFFVITLPLQHGHPWLALLVFIGGFSASAGMVMVSSVALSTMILNHLLMPIILKVHTKAQNLSRLLINLKRLGIIAVIFLGYLYYRLLGESAALVNIGLISFVAATQFAPAVIGGLYWRQATRRGATIGLTLGFIVWFYTLLVPTFVQSGWMSASIVEQGLWGLTILKPTELFGLSGFDLWTHSLFWTMFVNLGSYLTISLLTKPCEAELDQIRKFVDVYNPLPIMMERTRITRAPTVIEFVDLMAKFIGEKQAHTSISAYLGDSEIDEKGSLSEDELPRLKRFTELTLAGSVGAAPARIIIDKYLSARGSHMEDVFDLFGSVNISRTASREQLGVLYEAAHTVASGNDLQSILDEILKIFTDQFKFDLCVIRILDEERQTLTVRSQRGMTSEHFGESERDLTTDTFIGETYLTNNVSVVNDSDFISKPQTAEIIHREKILSFAHAPIAVEGQPIGVLSAFSRTAKGIFTSEFVELFTSLASQVGVAWRNAQQTDRLITAREQQRELAIAKDIQLGLLPIKVPDFPGVRLGGLCIPAKEVGGDYYDYLIHEDGRLDLVIADVSGHNVGAALIMAETRTLIRSRSDKFTKPHELLRELNQFFYDDLTRAELFITLFYLQYQAGTREISFASAGHSPTLLWQARKQQCLRLDPEGLIIGVKEEFTYEQESLTLEDGDILLLYTDGVIEAENESHELFGEKRLVELLSEKHQLAPQELIDYIVEQVRIFSGHHNFQDDVSLVVMQATQQ
- a CDS encoding STAS domain-containing protein, yielding MNLQIEDKGAAVLLAIDEERLDAHNSGELKNQMLKLFEEGKNNLVVDLQAVRFVDSSGLGALVSGFKNASSRNGNLKLSGLQLQVKSMFELTRLHRVFEIYADSAEALSSFQQ
- a CDS encoding tetratricopeptide repeat protein yields the protein MHMYPACLHKYTFLLLFLICGCVAADVHGENQTSKDQAPYVSLLNEPQSNAYFYYSRGRMLLAEDDFEGAAADFLKAVDFDPDDEDLRFELAELYLAMNQPEETVRTVEDILLRNPDSVRGNLTLANAYFSNRQPAEAIPYFRRVLELAPEKEQVRLHLAIALVRTGSVDLASAELKEILKQDPDSLPARLAMARLYREIDLNQLAVEEYLELIRRSPDVDQAYLELGLLYEELKEWQKALDVFSEVQQQRPLDFTLRHHLSRVYVGMNRYDDALEELAIIVELKPDDFDARRKIGLIYLEQQRWSDAVAVFREMLELKPDLETARYYLGTAYERDSKWELALEAFLGIESGSSFYDDAISHIGYIYLETNRVEEAISTLEMRMASGRPRPQLFNYLASLYMAQGQGDLALSTVGNGLELYPENTDLLYQKALILERAGRHQEAAQEMKTLLSFDDKHAEALNFLAYDLAVKNKNLDEALHYAERAIALNPAPHIMDTLGWVYYRMGRLIEALKIIEEASRELSEDAVIFEHLGEIHLSLGNLEQARTAFERSLQLAPDNDKLREKLETLADSL
- the lgt gene encoding prolipoprotein diacylglyceryl transferase; the protein is MSFPQIDPIIFQIGPLAIRWYGMMYLLGFGAAYLLITHLSRMRNLALSKEGVSDLLFYGVIGVVLGGRLGYVLFYNPGQYLSKPLEVFAVWQGGMSFHGGLLGVVLAAVFFCWRRQLPMLLAGDILVTSSTIGLGLGRVGNFINGELWGRVTDLPWGMVFPGGGQLPRHPSQLYEAFLEGLVLFLILYLLHRRKVKEGVPFFCFFIGYGLFRFLVEFVRQPDAHLGFLWGGATMGQLLSLPMILFGLCGLIYIYRFKATR
- a CDS encoding ATP-binding protein; its protein translation is MMTDRIAVDIKVPNQTRYLCLIGHIGENIARTLRDYSGDREKLAFDLNLVLTEAMANAIQHANEDNPAKEVHIEISIVSQRLIIRVFDFGTGFDVHQYIKPSLPLDEHGRGIYLIHTIMDEISYNPTEKGHVLEMVKNLN
- a CDS encoding RluA family pseudouridine synthase; the encoded protein is MTNQYKTPKPGAYRFTVDEQYNGLRLDHYLAEAHEAFSRSLAKRFIDIGGVHLAGRRMRRCSQTVSTGQGVEVFIDRQPLVPMKLDKRQILYQDQDLIVIDKPAGMATQPAPSRYQGTVYAELQNLLQEQKSRGQKPSIGMVQRLDLDTSGVMVFSIHKRAHKKMTEAFRGRDVDKVYWALVTGKPETNEGHFSSQLAKRRSTNLMVSVERGGKQADTLYRTLQSMEQASLVEVLLITGRSHQIRAHFSEAGLPLLGDTAYGGPQRITGVDVPRQMLHSRALSFIHPVTGEKMTFTAPLPNDFSYILKQLDVSLNGLKG